Genomic DNA from Catellatospora sp. TT07R-123:
ACCGGCGCCCCGGCCGCCAGCGCCTCGCGCGCCGCCTGCCAGGCCAGGCTGGGCAGCCGGGCCGAGGTCGCCGCCGGATCCCGGGCCAGCTGGTTGTCGTCGGCCGCCTGCACCGCGGGCGCGGCCCGCCGCAGCTCGTCCCGGGTCGCCACCACCTCCCGCGCCCAGCCCGTGGCCAGCAGCTGCTGCGCCTCCGCCGTACGCGAGAACCCGCCCACCAGCACCCCCGCGCCGGTCTGCTGCGCCCGCGTGAGCAGGACCTCCCGCGCATTCGGGTACGGCGAGCGCGGCTCCGCGTGCAGGTCGTCGCCGTCGTCCCAGACCGCCACCAGGCCCAGGTCCCGCACCGGCGCGAACGCCGCGGCCCGGGTGCCCGCCACGGCCGCGACCTCGCCCCGGCGCGCCTTCAGGAACCGCCGGTAGCGCTCGCCCGGCCCCAGCGCGGCCGTCAGCGCGACGTGCCGGTCCGGGCCCAGCAGCGCGGTCAGCGCGGCGTCCAGGCGGTCCAGGTCACGGGCGTCGGCGACCACGACCAGCGCGCCCCGGCCGCCGTGCAGCGTCGCGGCCACCGCCTCGGCCAGGCGCTGCGGCCACTGCTCACCCGGCAGCGCCGACCAGACCGCCCGGGGGGCGCGCCCCTCGGCCAGTCCGCGCAGGAGCGCCGCGCCGGCCGGGTAGCGGCTCCAGCCGCCGGGCTCGGGCAGCGCGGGCGGCGTCGGCACCGCGCCGGTCGCGGGCGTCTCCGCCTTGGCCTGGCGTGGCGGCACGGCCAGGCGCAGCACGTCGGCCAGGCTGCCGGCGTACCGGTCGGCGACGGCGCGGGCCAGGGTCAGCACCTGCGGGTCCAGCGCGGACTCGGCGGAGACGACCTTCTCCAGCCAGGCCAGCCTGCCCTCGTGCTCGGTGCGCCCGGCGCGCTCCAGGAGCCAGCCGTCGACGAGCTGGCCGCTGAAGCGGATCTTGACTCGCACGCCCGGCTGGGCGGAGTCGGCGAGCTCGGCCGGGACCAGGTAGTCGAAGGGGCGGTCCAGGTGCGGCAGCGGGACGTCGACGCAGACGCGGGCGATGGGCAGCTCCGGGGCGGGCTGCCGTTCGCGTGGCGGTTTGCGTACGGTCACGCGCCTGTTCCTACCAGACGGCCCCGACGCCCGCCCACCTCCGCCACACCACTCGCCTCCCCCGCACGGCTGCGCGGGGCGCCCAAGACGCCTCCCCGCGCGGCCGCGCGGGGCGCCCAAGATCCGTGCGCTTTCGGGGAAAGTGCTGGATCCCCGGCCAGGATTCGTGCACTTTCCCCGAAAGTGCACGCATTGGCCGCGTGGGGGCAGGGGTTGAAAATAGACGCTGGCCTATCTGGGGGAGTCTCCGGCAGTCGGAGTCCTCCAGATAGGCCAGCGTCTATGACAAGCGGGGAACGGGTGCGCGCGGACGGAGTGGTGACACTCCGGCCGCCGGGTGGAGCAGGTCAGCCGATGGCGGACTTCAGGTCGGCGACGCGGTCGGTGCGCTCCCAGGTCAGGTCGGGCAGCTCGCGGCCGAAGTGACCGTACGCCGCGGTCTGCTGGTAGATCGGGCGCAGCAGGTCCAGGTCGCGGATGATCGCGGCCGGGCGCAGGTCGAACACCTCGCCGATGGCCTTCTCGATCCGGTCGACCGGCACGGTCTCGGTGCCGAAGGTCTCCACGAACAGGCTGACCGGCTGCGCCTTGCCGATGGCGTACGCCACCTGCACCTCGCACCGCTCGGCCAGCCCCGCGGCGACCACGTTCTTGGCGACCCAGCGCATCGCGTACGCCGCCGAGCGGTCGACCTTCGACGGGTCCTTGCCGGAGAACGCGCCGCCGCCGTGGCGGGAGTAGCCGCCGTACGTGTCGACGATGATCTTGCGGCCGGTCAGGCCCGCGTCGCCCATCGGGCCGCCGATCTCGAACCGGCCGGTCGGGTTGACCAGCAGCCGGTAGCCCTCGGTGTCCAAGCCCAGGCCGTCGAGCTCCGGGGCGATGACGTGCTCGCGCACGTCCGGGGTGAGCAGCGACTCCAGCGAGATGTCGGGCGCGTGCTGCGACGAGACGACCACCGTGTTGAGGCGGACGGGCCGGAAGCCGTCGTACTCGATGGTGACCTGGGTCTTGCCGTCGGGGCGCAGATACGGGATCGCGCCGTCCTTGCGGGCCGCGGTGAGGCGGCGGGCCAGGCGGTGCGCCAGCGCGATCGGCAGCGGCATCAGCTCGGGCGTCTCGGAGCAGGCGAAGCCGAACATCATGCCCTGGTCGCCCGCGCCCTGCGCGTCGAGGGTGTCCGAGCCGCCGGTGCGCTGCTCCAGCGCGCTGTCGACGCCCTGCGCGATGTCGGGCGACTGCGAGCCGATCGACACGCTCACGCCACAGGAGGCGCCGTCGAAGCCCTTCTTGGAGGAGTCGTAGCCGATCGAGAGGATGGTGTCGCGGACGATGGCCGGGATGTCGGCGTACGCCTGCGTGGTCACCTCGCCGGCCACGTGCACCTGGCCCGTGGTGATCAGGGTCTCGACGGCCACGCGGCTGCGCGGGTCCTGGCGCAGCAGCGCGTCCAGGATGCCGTCGCTGATCTGGTCAGCGATCTTGTCCGGGTGCCCCTCGGTGACCGATTCCGAGGTGAACAGGCGACGTGCCACTCGACTCTCCAATACTGCGATGGCTGACTGCGGCCAATGGTCTGTGCGGCCATGTGCGTCCTGGCCGAGAAGTCTAGTCAACGAGACCGGAACAGACACGCATTGGGCGACCCCGCGTCCGCAACGCGGGACATTGAGCGATCTTTGTTCACAACAGCGCGGCGACGCGGTCCCAGACGGCGTCGGCGAGGTCTTCCTTGCGCTGCGACGGCAGGTCGACCCGGGTGCCGTCCGCGCCGAGGATCACCGCCTGGTTGTCGTCGGCGCCGAAGACCTTGTCGGTGCCGACCTCGTTGACGACGATCAGGTCAGCCCGCTTGCGCTGCAGTTTTACGCCTGCGTGCGCAATGGCGTCGTGCGTCTCGGCGGCGAAGGCCACAAGCACCTGACCAGGGCGTTTGTTCGCCCCGATCTCGGCGGCGATGTCGGGGTTCACCGCGAGTTCGATGACGGGCACGGCACCGTCGTCCCGCTTCTTGATCTTCTGGTCCGCGTACACGGCGGGGCGGAAGTCGGCCGGAGCCGCCGCCATCACGACCGCGTCGGCGTCGTGCGCGGCGGCCAGGACCGCCTCGCGCAGCTCGGCGGTGCTGCCCACGCGCACCAGGTCCACCCCGGCCGGGGTGTCCAGGGCCACGTTGGCCGCGACCAGCGTCACCCGGGCGCCGCGGGCCACCGCGGTGCGGGCGAAGGCGTAGCCCTGCTTGCCCGAGGAGCGGTTGCCCAGGTAGCGCACCGGGTCCAGCGGCTCGCGGGTGCCGCCCGCGGTGACGACCACGTGCCGCCCGGCCAGGTCCGCGGCCGGCTGCGCGCCCCGGGCGAGCACCCGCAGCGCCACGGCGTAGATCTGCGCG
This window encodes:
- the coaBC gene encoding bifunctional phosphopantothenoylcysteine decarboxylase/phosphopantothenate--cysteine ligase CoaBC, with the translated sequence MARIVLGVSGGIAAYKACELLRLLTESGHHVRVVPTEAALRFVGAPTWEALSGQPVATGVWDDVPHVPHVKLGQSADLVLVAPATADLLARAAHGLADDLLTSTLLTARCPVVFAPAMHTEMWEHPATADNVATLRRRGAVVIEPAVGRLTGVDTGKGRLPDPAQIYAVALRVLARGAQPAADLAGRHVVVTAGGTREPLDPVRYLGNRSSGKQGYAFARTAVARGARVTLVAANVALDTPAGVDLVRVGSTAELREAVLAAAHDADAVVMAAAPADFRPAVYADQKIKKRDDGAVPVIELAVNPDIAAEIGANKRPGQVLVAFAAETHDAIAHAGVKLQRKRADLIVVNEVGTDKVFGADDNQAVILGADGTRVDLPSQRKEDLADAVWDRVAALL
- a CDS encoding primosomal protein N'; this translates as MARVCVDVPLPHLDRPFDYLVPAELADSAQPGVRVKIRFSGQLVDGWLLERAGRTEHEGRLAWLEKVVSAESALDPQVLTLARAVADRYAGSLADVLRLAVPPRQAKAETPATGAVPTPPALPEPGGWSRYPAGAALLRGLAEGRAPRAVWSALPGEQWPQRLAEAVAATLHGGRGALVVVADARDLDRLDAALTALLGPDRHVALTAALGPGERYRRFLKARRGEVAAVAGTRAAAFAPVRDLGLVAVWDDGDDLHAEPRSPYPNAREVLLTRAQQTGAGVLVGGFSRTAEAQQLLATGWAREVVATRDELRRAAPAVQAADDNQLARDPAATSARLPSLAWQAAREALAAGAPVLVQVPRRGYVPSVSCQECRDRARCAHCAGPLALGGSGQVASCRWCARPAAGWTCPRCGGRRLRAAVTGVRRTAEELGRALPGVPVRTSGRDAVLAEVPDEASLVLATPGAEPVAPGGYGAVLLLDTWALLTRADLRATEEAARRWFNAAALARPAARGGRVVVVAEGSLTPVQALVRWDPAWLAERELGERRELGFPPAARLATLTGTAAAVEELIELARLPESVQVLGPLPVDEQQERMLLRTARGAGLALARSLHEAAGVRSARKAPDPVRVQLDPHEL
- the metK gene encoding methionine adenosyltransferase; protein product: MARRLFTSESVTEGHPDKIADQISDGILDALLRQDPRSRVAVETLITTGQVHVAGEVTTQAYADIPAIVRDTILSIGYDSSKKGFDGASCGVSVSIGSQSPDIAQGVDSALEQRTGGSDTLDAQGAGDQGMMFGFACSETPELMPLPIALAHRLARRLTAARKDGAIPYLRPDGKTQVTIEYDGFRPVRLNTVVVSSQHAPDISLESLLTPDVREHVIAPELDGLGLDTEGYRLLVNPTGRFEIGGPMGDAGLTGRKIIVDTYGGYSRHGGGAFSGKDPSKVDRSAAYAMRWVAKNVVAAGLAERCEVQVAYAIGKAQPVSLFVETFGTETVPVDRIEKAIGEVFDLRPAAIIRDLDLLRPIYQQTAAYGHFGRELPDLTWERTDRVADLKSAIG